Proteins found in one Gardnerella vaginalis ATCC 14018 = JCM 11026 genomic segment:
- a CDS encoding vitamin K epoxide reductase family protein translates to MDSCNSQTELTNINELSKTENNVDEKTLYETNSLKGWRHSATWVYAIMLVTSAIALLTSLILSSETLALARTPHKALGCDINTLISCSKVAQTWQAEFIRFGELSFPNAFFGIAAESVFVTLAVIGIAKVKLPKWLAIFSWVGGLCALLYAYWLFSQSMFVIQVLCPWCLVLMFCTTIQFMSLSHATVSAQGIGLKNKILNAYYRINYDLIVDSLWIFVIVLLILSKYGHAIFS, encoded by the coding sequence ATGGATAGCTGTAATTCACAAACAGAACTCACTAATATAAATGAGCTATCTAAAACGGAAAACAATGTAGACGAAAAAACACTTTACGAAACAAACTCATTAAAAGGCTGGAGACATTCTGCTACTTGGGTTTACGCTATTATGCTAGTTACTTCTGCAATAGCCCTTCTAACATCTCTAATATTATCTTCTGAAACTTTAGCTCTTGCGCGCACACCGCACAAAGCGCTTGGATGCGATATAAACACTCTCATATCATGCTCTAAAGTAGCTCAAACATGGCAAGCAGAATTCATACGATTTGGCGAACTAAGCTTCCCTAACGCCTTCTTTGGAATAGCCGCCGAAAGCGTATTTGTAACACTTGCTGTAATTGGAATAGCAAAAGTAAAACTTCCAAAATGGCTAGCGATATTTAGTTGGGTAGGCGGGTTATGCGCACTCTTGTACGCGTATTGGCTGTTTTCTCAATCAATGTTCGTAATACAAGTTCTTTGCCCATGGTGCTTAGTACTAATGTTTTGCACTACTATACAATTCATGTCACTTAGCCACGCAACAGTTAGCGCGCAAGGAATTGGATTAAAAAATAAAATTCTAAACGCGTATTACAGAATTAACTACGATTTAATCGTAGACTCACTATGGATATTCGTAATCGTGCTATTAATTTTAAGCAAATACGGTCATGCTATATTTAGTTGA
- a CDS encoding ABC transporter permease: protein MKRGGVFYSRSKRDLSSVTAIVGIAIISLFVLLAIFADLFTLITGNDPYSENPDVLSDSSLPTGIGGISSKHWFGVTPLRGIDLFAIISHGARISLGIGLASTAISVVLGVVIGVIAGYFGGFVDFAISRIMDVFFGFPFLIFAIALSAIVPQTFPRPLLLTLIIGFFGWPSMARLVRGETLSLKNRHFAVASRVMGASAFHVLRNQILPNMLPIIIVNTTLSIPGRIALEAALSFLGVGMNPPSPSWGRSISDAVQWALVDPWYLIFPGLSLSLLALGFNMLGDWLSSKMEIAA from the coding sequence ATGAAAAGGGGCGGTGTATTTTATTCGCGTAGTAAGCGCGACTTATCAAGTGTTACCGCAATTGTTGGAATTGCAATAATATCACTGTTTGTTTTATTGGCGATTTTTGCCGACCTTTTTACTCTTATTACAGGTAATGATCCATATAGCGAAAATCCCGATGTTTTGTCGGATTCTTCGTTGCCTACAGGCATAGGCGGAATAAGCTCAAAACATTGGTTTGGCGTAACGCCATTGCGCGGAATTGACTTATTTGCAATCATCTCTCACGGCGCAAGAATCTCTCTTGGAATTGGCTTAGCTTCTACTGCAATCTCCGTTGTTTTAGGCGTTGTAATTGGCGTTATTGCTGGTTATTTTGGTGGTTTTGTTGATTTTGCAATTTCTCGCATTATGGACGTGTTCTTTGGGTTTCCGTTCCTAATCTTTGCGATTGCGCTTTCTGCGATTGTGCCTCAAACTTTCCCGCGTCCGCTTCTTTTAACTCTTATAATCGGCTTTTTTGGTTGGCCTAGTATGGCGCGATTGGTTCGCGGCGAAACACTTAGCCTTAAAAATCGCCATTTTGCTGTGGCTTCTAGAGTTATGGGCGCTAGTGCTTTTCATGTTTTGCGCAATCAGATTTTGCCAAACATGCTTCCAATAATCATTGTTAATACAACACTTTCTATACCAGGCCGTATTGCACTTGAAGCGGCACTTTCATTTCTTGGCGTTGGCATGAATCCGCCTTCGCCTTCGTGGGGACGCTCAATATCCGACGCAGTGCAGTGGGCATTGGTAGACCCGTGGTATTTAATATTCCCAGGTTTATCTTTGTCCCTGCTTGCGCTCGGGTTTAATATGCTGGGCGATTGGCTTTCTTCAAAAATGGAGATAGCAGCATGA
- the ileS gene encoding mupirocin-resistant isoleucine--tRNA ligase, with the protein MSESTNPATSACANTSANHVYPKANVTASTQENAGAQVAPNPSFPKLEESVLQYWDANNTFRKSIEYRPSGKGSQNEFVFFDGPPFANGLPHYGHLLTGYAKDVVPRYQTMRGRKVNRVFGWDTHGLPAELEAQKELGIESVEQIEKMGIAKFNDACRASVLKYTNEWQNYVHRQARWVDFERGYKTLNIPYMESVMWAFKQLYDKGLAYKGYRVLPYCPKDQTPLSAHELRMDADVYQNRQDTTVSVAVKLRDEDDAYAVFWTTTPWTVPTNFAIVVGADIDYVEVRPTEGKFAGKKFYIGKPLLGSYTKELGENYEVVRELKGAEMAGWRYYPVFPYFASDSALAEGGTPGPNAFTIFTADYVDTAEGTGLVHQAPYGEDDMNTLNAHEIRSVDVLDAGCKFTSDCPDYEGLYVFDANLPILRNLRAGDGPLAQMPEDQRALLFQEKSYVHSYPHCWRCATPLIYKPVSSWFVSVTKIKKRLLELNQEINWIPGNVKDGQFGKWLSNARDWSISRNRFWGSPIPVWVSDDPKYPRVDVYGSLDELKADFGDYPRDDDGNVNMHRPYIDRLTRPNPDDPTGKSQMHRITDVLDCWFESGSMPFAQFHYPFENKDFFEEHFPCDYIVEYIGQTRGWFYTLHIMATALFDRPAFKNVICHGIVLGSDGQKMSKHLRNYPDVNGVFNEYGSDAMRWFLMSSPILRGGNLIVTADGIRDTVRQVMLPVWSSYYFFTLYANAANGGKGYDARRLRADEVAGLCNMDRYLLARTRLLVERVEKCLNEFAISDACAAVSDFIDVLTNWYIRGSRDRFWNEDETAFNTLYTVLEVFMRTIAPLAPMEAEAVWRGLTGGESVHLADWPYLVEPQMLSDGEKNPKAGEVTELGAVLAHDDALVAAMDKVREVVSSTLSLRKAEQLRVRQPLANLTVVAENTAAVEPYEQVLERELNVKNVTFCTLQDASEHGLKIVHELKVNARAAGPRLGKQVQFAIKASKSGDWRVNESGAPVVMTPNGEVALEQGEYELINRVESSDAQAAANTASSAMPTGGFVMLDTALTSDLLAEGYARDAIRAVQDARKENGLDVTDRIALTLNVPSVDVAKVEQFRDLIANETLATSLEVTEADSSATELSVSLKRA; encoded by the coding sequence GTGAGCGAATCCACTAATCCAGCAACTAGCGCGTGCGCAAATACGTCTGCAAATCACGTATATCCGAAAGCAAATGTAACTGCATCAACGCAAGAAAACGCCGGCGCGCAAGTTGCACCAAATCCTTCCTTCCCAAAGCTTGAAGAATCAGTTCTCCAATACTGGGATGCAAACAACACTTTCCGCAAGTCAATCGAATACCGCCCGTCTGGCAAAGGTAGCCAAAACGAGTTTGTGTTCTTCGATGGCCCTCCATTCGCAAACGGTCTTCCTCACTACGGCCACCTTCTCACAGGCTATGCAAAAGACGTGGTTCCGCGCTATCAGACTATGCGCGGCCGCAAAGTAAACCGCGTTTTTGGTTGGGACACTCACGGACTTCCAGCAGAGTTGGAAGCGCAGAAGGAACTCGGCATCGAGTCGGTTGAGCAAATCGAAAAAATGGGCATCGCGAAGTTCAACGATGCTTGCCGTGCCAGCGTTTTGAAGTACACGAACGAGTGGCAAAACTACGTACATCGTCAGGCTCGCTGGGTTGATTTCGAGCGCGGCTACAAGACACTGAACATTCCATATATGGAATCCGTAATGTGGGCATTTAAGCAGCTTTACGATAAGGGCTTGGCTTACAAGGGTTACCGCGTGCTTCCGTACTGCCCGAAGGACCAAACTCCACTTAGTGCCCACGAGCTTCGCATGGATGCGGATGTGTACCAGAATCGTCAGGACACTACCGTTTCCGTGGCTGTTAAGCTTCGCGACGAAGACGATGCTTACGCAGTATTCTGGACCACTACTCCTTGGACAGTTCCAACAAACTTCGCAATCGTAGTTGGTGCAGATATTGATTACGTGGAAGTTCGCCCAACTGAAGGCAAGTTTGCTGGCAAAAAGTTCTACATTGGTAAGCCTTTGCTTGGTTCCTACACTAAGGAACTTGGCGAAAACTATGAGGTTGTGCGCGAGCTTAAGGGCGCTGAGATGGCTGGCTGGCGCTACTATCCAGTGTTCCCTTACTTTGCAAGCGATTCTGCGCTCGCTGAGGGTGGCACTCCTGGTCCTAACGCTTTTACGATTTTCACAGCAGATTATGTTGACACCGCTGAAGGTACTGGCCTCGTTCACCAGGCTCCTTACGGCGAAGACGATATGAACACGCTTAACGCGCACGAGATTCGCAGCGTTGACGTGCTTGACGCAGGCTGCAAGTTTACAAGCGATTGCCCAGATTACGAAGGCTTGTACGTTTTTGACGCGAACTTGCCAATTTTGCGCAACTTGCGTGCAGGAGACGGTCCGCTTGCTCAAATGCCGGAAGATCAGCGCGCGTTGCTATTCCAAGAAAAAAGCTACGTGCACAGCTATCCTCACTGCTGGCGTTGTGCAACTCCGCTTATTTATAAGCCTGTTTCTAGCTGGTTTGTGTCTGTTACGAAGATTAAGAAGCGCTTGCTTGAGCTTAATCAGGAGATTAATTGGATTCCTGGAAACGTTAAGGACGGCCAGTTTGGTAAGTGGCTTTCTAACGCTCGTGATTGGTCTATTAGCCGTAACCGATTCTGGGGCTCGCCAATTCCAGTGTGGGTGAGTGACGATCCAAAGTATCCTCGCGTAGACGTTTACGGTTCGTTGGATGAGCTTAAGGCTGATTTTGGCGACTATCCTCGCGACGACGACGGCAATGTGAATATGCACCGCCCATATATTGATCGCCTTACTCGTCCAAATCCAGACGATCCTACTGGAAAGTCGCAAATGCACCGTATTACGGATGTTCTCGACTGCTGGTTTGAGTCTGGTTCTATGCCTTTCGCGCAATTCCATTATCCTTTTGAAAATAAAGACTTCTTCGAAGAGCACTTCCCATGCGATTACATCGTTGAATATATTGGTCAGACTCGTGGATGGTTCTACACGCTTCACATTATGGCTACGGCTCTGTTCGACCGTCCAGCTTTTAAGAATGTGATTTGCCACGGCATTGTGCTTGGCTCCGACGGTCAGAAGATGAGTAAGCATTTGCGCAATTATCCGGATGTGAACGGTGTTTTCAACGAGTATGGTTCAGATGCTATGCGTTGGTTCCTTATGTCTTCGCCAATTTTGCGCGGTGGCAATTTGATTGTGACTGCAGACGGCATTAGGGATACGGTTCGTCAAGTTATGCTTCCAGTTTGGAGCTCATATTACTTCTTCACTTTGTATGCGAACGCTGCAAACGGTGGTAAGGGTTACGATGCTCGCAGGCTTCGCGCGGACGAGGTTGCAGGACTTTGCAACATGGATCGTTATTTGCTTGCTCGCACGCGTTTGCTTGTTGAGCGCGTAGAAAAATGCTTGAACGAGTTTGCAATTAGCGATGCTTGCGCGGCAGTAAGCGATTTTATTGACGTGCTTACGAATTGGTATATTCGCGGCAGCCGCGACCGATTCTGGAATGAAGACGAGACTGCTTTCAACACGCTTTACACTGTGTTGGAAGTGTTTATGCGCACGATTGCTCCTCTTGCTCCTATGGAAGCAGAGGCTGTGTGGCGTGGTCTTACTGGCGGCGAATCCGTGCATTTGGCTGATTGGCCTTATTTGGTTGAGCCGCAAATGCTTTCAGATGGCGAGAAGAACCCTAAGGCTGGCGAAGTCACTGAGCTTGGTGCTGTTCTTGCGCACGACGATGCTTTGGTTGCTGCTATGGATAAGGTTCGCGAGGTTGTGTCTTCTACGCTTTCTTTGCGCAAGGCGGAACAGTTGCGTGTGCGCCAGCCGTTGGCAAACTTGACTGTTGTTGCAGAAAATACTGCTGCTGTAGAGCCTTACGAGCAGGTGCTTGAGCGCGAGCTTAACGTGAAGAATGTCACATTCTGCACTTTGCAAGATGCAAGCGAACACGGTTTGAAGATTGTTCACGAGCTTAAGGTTAACGCTCGCGCGGCTGGCCCTCGTTTGGGTAAGCAAGTGCAGTTTGCTATTAAGGCTTCTAAGAGTGGCGATTGGCGTGTTAACGAGTCTGGCGCTCCTGTTGTTATGACTCCAAACGGCGAAGTTGCGCTTGAACAAGGCGAGTATGAGCTTATAAATCGCGTTGAGTCTTCGGATGCTCAAGCGGCTGCGAATACGGCTTCTTCTGCAATGCCAACTGGCGGTTTCGTTATGCTCGACACTGCTTTGACTAGCGATTTGCTTGCTGAAGGTTACGCTCGCGACGCTATTCGCGCTGTTCAGGATGCTCGTAAGGAGAACGGTTTGGATGTTACAGACCGAATCGCTTTGACTTTGAATGTGCCTAGCGTGGACGTTGCTAAAGTTGAGCAGTTCCGTGATTTGATTGCTAACGAAACTCTTGCTACAAGCTTAGAAGTTACTGAGGCTGATTCTAGCGCAACTGAGCTTAGCGTAAGTCTTAAGCGCGCGTAA
- a CDS encoding ABC transporter substrate-binding protein, protein MQNTQNIQNYYQIIKKFNRGFALNTLRAIAVILVFSLVYAFSACGTAVQSGQNLQKRLPNASVLNGNPKKGGTLTILSSESKMDFDPARSQGLPITSNSLVFRALTTWKVTPSGKTRVVADLATDTGTALDGGKTWKYTLKKGIKYQDGSPITSKDIKYGLERSFANSLTGGFGYHKALLEGAKDYAGPFSGKSLDSIETPDNQTIIFKLNAAFANWPWVASLAAFAPVPLNSGNAQDYGKSPVASGPYKIVENEVGKQIVMVRNINWDSSADSIRANYPDKIIWKFGVDPSVAAQSMIQGNSGADNAILADFVPPAQRAQAKASYKSSNLLVTSGDGALEYLAMNNRRIKDVKIRKAIQYAVDKQSYQRAKGGAVAGGFATTLITPGVSERKVYNLYSANPRGDVEKAKQLLKESGKSKLKFSLIARPDQAQVASSIQASLKRVGIDVSIRTVDSQIFTDMITGDSGDYDLALSKWQPDFPSAYANIGPLFDSSQIGGGNWNISRYSNPKVDSLIRQAVGVIDKSRADLLWQHVDKEIMRDSPIVPLIYSKNTYIHGSNVENFFVGSFPAYPNYARVSLRN, encoded by the coding sequence ATGCAAAATACACAAAATATACAAAATTATTATCAAATCATCAAAAAATTTAATCGCGGTTTTGCTCTAAATACATTAAGAGCAATTGCTGTAATTCTAGTGTTTTCGCTGGTTTATGCATTTTCTGCTTGCGGAACTGCTGTGCAAAGTGGTCAAAACCTACAAAAAAGACTACCAAATGCTTCTGTGCTTAATGGCAATCCAAAAAAGGGCGGAACGCTTACGATTCTAAGCTCTGAATCAAAAATGGATTTTGATCCTGCAAGAAGTCAGGGTTTGCCAATAACTTCTAATAGCCTAGTTTTCCGCGCTTTAACAACGTGGAAAGTAACGCCAAGTGGCAAAACGCGTGTTGTTGCCGATTTAGCAACAGATACGGGAACTGCTTTAGACGGCGGAAAAACTTGGAAGTACACTCTTAAAAAAGGCATTAAATACCAGGATGGAAGCCCAATAACGTCTAAAGATATTAAATATGGTCTTGAGCGTTCTTTTGCAAACTCGCTTACAGGCGGATTCGGTTACCACAAAGCGCTTTTGGAAGGCGCTAAAGACTATGCCGGTCCGTTTAGTGGCAAATCTTTGGATTCGATTGAAACTCCAGACAATCAAACAATCATTTTTAAACTAAATGCTGCTTTTGCTAATTGGCCTTGGGTTGCGTCTTTGGCGGCCTTTGCTCCCGTTCCGTTAAATTCTGGGAATGCGCAGGATTATGGTAAAAGCCCAGTTGCTTCTGGACCGTACAAAATTGTTGAAAACGAAGTTGGCAAGCAAATTGTTATGGTTAGAAACATTAATTGGGATTCCAGCGCGGATTCAATTCGAGCTAATTACCCAGACAAGATAATTTGGAAGTTTGGTGTTGATCCTTCTGTTGCTGCCCAATCTATGATTCAAGGCAATTCTGGCGCAGACAATGCTATTCTTGCAGATTTTGTGCCTCCAGCTCAACGCGCACAAGCTAAAGCAAGCTACAAGTCGAGCAATCTTTTAGTTACAAGCGGTGACGGAGCGTTGGAATATTTGGCCATGAACAATCGCCGTATTAAAGATGTTAAGATCCGAAAGGCGATTCAGTACGCTGTAGATAAGCAGTCGTATCAGCGAGCAAAGGGCGGTGCGGTTGCTGGCGGTTTTGCAACAACGCTTATTACTCCAGGCGTAAGCGAGCGCAAAGTCTATAATCTCTATTCTGCAAATCCGCGTGGGGACGTAGAAAAGGCTAAACAATTATTAAAGGAATCGGGTAAATCTAAACTAAAGTTTAGTCTTATTGCTCGCCCAGATCAGGCGCAAGTGGCATCTTCTATTCAAGCAAGCTTAAAGCGCGTTGGAATTGATGTTTCTATACGAACTGTGGATTCGCAGATTTTTACCGATATGATTACTGGCGATTCTGGCGACTACGATTTAGCTTTGTCTAAATGGCAGCCTGATTTTCCTTCTGCGTATGCAAATATTGGTCCGCTTTTTGACTCTTCGCAAATAGGCGGCGGCAATTGGAATATATCTCGCTACTCGAATCCAAAAGTGGATTCCTTGATTCGTCAAGCTGTTGGCGTTATAGATAAGTCGCGTGCAGATTTGCTTTGGCAGCATGTTGATAAAGAGATTATGCGCGATTCTCCAATCGTTCCGCTTATTTACTCTAAGAACACTTATATTCACGGAAGCAATGTGGAAAACTTCTTTGTTGGGTCTTTCCCGGCTTATCCAAACTATGCGCGAGTTTCGCTTAGAAACTAG
- a CDS encoding ATP-binding cassette domain-containing protein codes for MLENRENPVLSVSNLSIAIGKNQITHNVYLNLYAGKISALVGESGSGKSLTSLALMGLLPDDFSVSGKAVINTSANDSLDLLSNNAPYSYIRSGLISMVFQEPSTAFNPVMRIGKQIEESLKYHPEKFGKTSARAKKSRVLDSLSEVGLKDVNRVYRSYPHELSGGQLQRAMIAMAIINQPSLLIADEPTTALDVTTQRKILQLLRDLAKKHNIAVLIITHNMSVVKAVANTVYVMNSGSIVESGLVKDVFSNPKNSYTRSLLDSIVDFDISNLASESTSSEAGDFCVNIQNVSAKYDKYSKIFNPSKYAISDLNLNILRGKTHALVGESGAGKTTIAKLISGQLKPESGSISIEGLNLYSDCKKRANRKILSNIGFIFQDSGSALNPLKTVGWSIAEPLIVNKSLSEEERKKRVELVLNQVHLPLSLINRFPHELSGGQKQRVGIARALINRPSLIIADEPTSALDANHCLKILNLLSSLQKQYNFSCLFITHDLALVSRIASQVSVIKGGRIVEQGSVKDVLRLPKNPYTRSLIDAVLQ; via the coding sequence ATGTTGGAAAATCGCGAAAACCCAGTGCTTAGCGTTAGTAACTTGTCTATTGCGATTGGCAAAAATCAGATTACGCATAACGTATATTTAAACTTATATGCGGGCAAAATTAGTGCGCTGGTTGGCGAATCTGGTTCGGGAAAGTCCTTAACTTCGTTGGCATTAATGGGTCTTCTTCCAGACGATTTTAGTGTTTCTGGCAAAGCGGTTATTAATACAAGCGCTAATGACAGTTTGGATTTACTAAGCAATAATGCTCCGTATTCTTATATTCGTTCGGGGCTTATTTCAATGGTATTCCAAGAGCCATCTACCGCATTTAATCCAGTTATGCGCATTGGCAAGCAAATTGAAGAGTCATTAAAATATCATCCCGAAAAGTTTGGCAAGACGAGCGCTCGCGCTAAAAAATCGCGAGTTCTTGATTCCCTTAGCGAGGTTGGCCTAAAGGATGTAAATCGCGTTTATAGGTCTTATCCGCACGAACTTTCTGGAGGGCAGCTTCAGCGCGCAATGATTGCAATGGCAATTATTAATCAACCTTCTTTGCTTATTGCAGACGAGCCTACAACAGCTTTGGATGTTACAACTCAGCGTAAGATTTTGCAGCTTTTGCGCGATTTAGCTAAAAAGCATAATATTGCGGTTTTGATTATTACGCATAATATGAGCGTTGTTAAGGCTGTTGCAAACACAGTTTATGTTATGAACAGTGGCAGTATTGTTGAAAGTGGGCTAGTTAAAGATGTGTTTTCTAATCCTAAAAACAGCTATACGCGATCTCTTTTAGACTCTATTGTTGATTTTGATATTAGTAATTTAGCTAGCGAATCAACTAGTTCGGAGGCTGGCGATTTTTGCGTAAACATTCAAAATGTTTCTGCTAAATATGATAAGTATTCTAAAATTTTCAACCCTTCTAAATACGCAATAAGTGATTTGAACCTTAATATTTTAAGGGGGAAAACGCATGCGCTGGTTGGCGAATCTGGTGCTGGAAAAACAACGATTGCAAAGCTTATTTCTGGTCAGCTTAAGCCAGAATCTGGCAGCATAAGCATAGAGGGTCTTAATTTATACTCCGATTGCAAAAAACGCGCAAATCGCAAGATTTTAAGCAATATTGGGTTCATTTTCCAAGATTCTGGCTCGGCGCTAAATCCTTTAAAAACTGTAGGTTGGAGCATTGCCGAGCCTCTTATTGTCAATAAAAGTCTTAGCGAAGAAGAGCGCAAAAAGCGCGTGGAGCTTGTTCTTAATCAAGTGCATTTGCCATTAAGCTTAATAAACAGGTTCCCGCACGAGCTTTCTGGCGGTCAAAAACAGCGAGTTGGCATTGCGCGAGCGTTAATAAATCGTCCTTCTTTGATTATTGCAGATGAGCCAACTTCGGCGTTAGATGCAAATCATTGCCTAAAAATCCTAAATCTTTTAAGTAGCTTGCAAAAGCAGTACAACTTTTCGTGCTTGTTTATAACGCATGATTTGGCTTTAGTAAGCCGCATTGCTAGCCAAGTTAGTGTTATAAAAGGCGGAAGGATTGTTGAGCAGGGAAGCGTTAAAGATGTATTGCGTTTACCTAAAAATCCATACACGCGCAGTCTTATTGATGCTGTTTTGCAATGA
- the murI gene encoding glutamate racemase: MSSCAPIGVFDSGLGGISVVRELREAMPNERIIYFGDSANAPYGIKTPQEVRELSFKIVEHFASLNVKAIVIACNTATSAAVKDLREHYSMPIIGMEPALKLACDLGGGKPQRVIVAATPLTLKERKFAELMNRFTQDHQIFSRPCPDLVEIVENGDLGNKNIVMSALHKYFDSYDLNNIDSVVLGCTHFVFYKSYFREFLPDCVKIVDGNAGTIHHLKSVLDSMNLLADKDDEGSVLLTNSDSSDRIAKLSQSLLNSDC, encoded by the coding sequence ATGTCTTCGTGCGCTCCAATAGGTGTATTTGACTCTGGGTTAGGTGGTATTTCTGTAGTTCGTGAGCTTCGAGAAGCAATGCCAAATGAGCGCATTATATACTTTGGGGATTCTGCTAATGCTCCATATGGCATAAAAACTCCGCAAGAAGTGCGTGAGCTTAGTTTTAAGATTGTTGAGCATTTTGCAAGTCTTAATGTTAAAGCTATTGTTATTGCTTGCAATACTGCCACTTCTGCTGCTGTTAAAGATTTGCGTGAGCACTATAGTATGCCGATTATTGGCATGGAACCTGCTCTTAAGCTTGCTTGCGATTTAGGTGGCGGCAAGCCTCAGCGCGTGATTGTTGCTGCTACTCCTTTAACGCTTAAAGAGCGCAAGTTTGCGGAACTTATGAATCGTTTTACGCAAGATCACCAAATTTTTTCTAGACCGTGTCCAGATTTGGTAGAAATTGTGGAAAATGGTGATTTAGGCAATAAAAATATTGTTATGAGTGCTTTGCATAAGTATTTTGATTCTTATGATTTAAACAATATTGATTCAGTTGTTTTAGGCTGTACTCATTTTGTGTTTTATAAAAGTTATTTTCGCGAGTTTTTGCCTGATTGCGTGAAGATTGTAGATGGTAATGCTGGCACTATTCATCATCTTAAAAGCGTCTTAGATTCAATGAATCTTCTTGCGGATAAAGATGACGAGGGGAGTGTTTTGCTCACTAACTCCGATTCAAGCGATCGTATTGCTAAGCTATCGCAATCTCTGCTTAATAGTGACTGCTGA
- a CDS encoding ABC transporter permease, with the protein MSVFLYIIRRVASALAVIAVIAMAMFLIFFMTPTNPAQLMCGKPCTPERLAQVSAFMGTDLPWYSQLFNYLQGIFVGRTFGDSASASAIVCAAPCLGWSFALNEPVTGLIFSRFPVTASIAIGAAVLWMIIGVFAGVLQAVKRDSWIDRLIVAISSIGISSPTYLIGLLAIIAFAVYIPVFPTGGYVSFFANPFDWAWHLLLAWIVLALINGAFYARITRSTMIREFGKDYVRTARAKGMPDSHVVVNHALRNAILPIFTMFGLDLGGLLGGAVITERVFSMHGLGSLLLDAVKTFDLQVLVGVTLFSAALVIIANLIVDVCYCLLDPRAAKVAL; encoded by the coding sequence ATGAGCGTTTTTCTTTACATTATTAGGCGCGTTGCAAGCGCTTTGGCTGTTATTGCTGTTATTGCAATGGCAATGTTTTTGATTTTCTTTATGACTCCAACAAATCCTGCTCAGCTTATGTGCGGCAAACCTTGCACGCCTGAGCGTTTAGCACAAGTTTCTGCGTTTATGGGAACTGATTTGCCTTGGTATAGTCAGCTTTTTAACTATTTGCAGGGTATTTTTGTTGGCCGTACTTTTGGCGATTCTGCATCTGCCAGCGCAATTGTTTGCGCGGCTCCTTGCTTAGGATGGTCTTTTGCGCTTAATGAGCCTGTTACTGGTTTGATTTTTAGTCGTTTTCCAGTTACAGCATCAATCGCCATTGGCGCTGCTGTTTTGTGGATGATAATTGGCGTATTTGCAGGCGTTTTGCAAGCTGTTAAGCGTGATTCGTGGATTGACCGCTTAATTGTAGCAATATCTTCGATTGGTATTTCGTCTCCTACCTACTTAATTGGTTTGCTGGCGATTATTGCTTTTGCGGTTTACATTCCCGTTTTTCCTACGGGTGGATATGTTAGCTTCTTTGCTAATCCTTTTGACTGGGCTTGGCATCTGCTACTCGCTTGGATTGTTTTAGCGTTGATAAATGGCGCTTTTTATGCGCGCATTACTCGTTCTACAATGATTAGGGAATTTGGTAAAGATTATGTGCGAACTGCAAGAGCAAAGGGCATGCCCGATTCACATGTTGTAGTAAATCATGCTTTGCGAAATGCGATTTTACCAATATTTACAATGTTTGGTTTAGATCTTGGCGGTCTTCTTGGTGGAGCGGTTATAACTGAGCGTGTGTTCTCTATGCACGGGTTGGGTTCGCTTCTTTTAGACGCTGTTAAGACTTTTGATTTGCAAGTTTTGGTTGGAGTTACGCTGTTTTCGGCCGCTCTTGTAATAATTGCAAATCTTATTGTTGACGTCTGTTATTGTTTGCTTGATCCTAGAGCGGCTAAAGTCGCCCTTTAA